One window of the Pseudomonas sihuiensis genome contains the following:
- the rpmF gene encoding 50S ribosomal protein L32, with product MAVQQNKKSRSARDMRRSHDALEASTLSVEKSTGEVHLRHHVSPEGVYRGRKVIDKGADE from the coding sequence ATGGCTGTTCAGCAGAACAAAAAATCCCGTTCCGCCCGCGACATGCGTCGTTCGCACGACGCCCTCGAGGCCAGCACCCTGTCCGTAGAGAAGAGCACCGGTGAAGTTCACCTGCGCCACCACGTTTCTCCGGAAGGCGTGTACCGCGGTCGCAAAGTGATCGACAAGGGCGCTGACGAGTAA
- the fabD gene encoding ACP S-malonyltransferase: protein MSASLAFVFPGQGSQALTMLADHGAQQKLVLDTFGEASEALGYDLWALTQQGPEEQLNQTDKTQPAILTASIALWRLWQAEGGAKPAFVAGHSLGEYSALVAAGSIGFADAVKLVERRGQLMQQAVPAGQGGMAAILGLEDADVLAACAEAAQGDVVSAVNFNAPGQVVIAGSAAAVERAIEACKARGAKRAMALPVSVPSHCALMKPAAERFAESVEALSWQAPQIPLVQNVSAAVVSDLTTLKADLLAQLYSPVRWVESMVRLSEQGVTDLIECGPGKVLSGLNKRCVKGINTHNLDTPDAFAAARAALA, encoded by the coding sequence ATGTCTGCATCCCTCGCATTCGTCTTCCCCGGTCAAGGCTCGCAAGCCCTGACCATGCTTGCCGACCACGGTGCCCAGCAGAAGCTGGTGCTCGATACTTTCGGCGAAGCTTCCGAAGCGCTCGGCTACGACCTCTGGGCACTGACCCAGCAAGGCCCGGAAGAGCAGCTGAACCAGACCGACAAGACCCAGCCGGCCATTCTCACTGCTTCCATCGCCCTGTGGCGTCTGTGGCAGGCCGAGGGTGGTGCCAAGCCGGCTTTCGTTGCTGGTCACAGCCTGGGTGAATATTCCGCGCTGGTCGCTGCTGGCAGCATCGGTTTTGCCGATGCCGTGAAGCTGGTGGAGCGCCGCGGTCAATTGATGCAACAGGCCGTTCCTGCCGGGCAGGGTGGCATGGCCGCCATCCTCGGTCTGGAAGATGCCGACGTGCTGGCCGCCTGCGCCGAAGCGGCGCAGGGTGATGTGGTCAGTGCCGTGAATTTCAACGCCCCAGGCCAGGTGGTGATCGCCGGTAGCGCCGCTGCCGTCGAGCGCGCCATCGAAGCGTGCAAGGCCCGTGGCGCCAAGCGCGCCATGGCGCTGCCGGTCAGCGTACCGTCGCATTGCGCGCTGATGAAGCCGGCCGCCGAGCGTTTCGCCGAGTCGGTCGAGGCGCTGAGCTGGCAGGCACCACAAATCCCGCTGGTGCAGAACGTCAGCGCCGCCGTGGTGTCCGATCTGACCACCCTGAAGGCTGATCTGCTGGCGCAGCTGTACAGCCCGGTACGCTGGGTCGAGTCGATGGTGCGTCTGTCCGAACAGGGCGTGACCGATCTGATCGAATGCGGCCCTGGCAAGGTGCTGAGCGGCCTGAACAAGCGCTGCGTCAAAGGCATCAATACTCACAACCTGGATACCCCGGATGCTTTTGCTGCCGCTCGCGCAGCCCTGGCTTGA
- the fabG gene encoding 3-oxoacyl-ACP reductase FabG translates to MSLQGKVALVTGASRGIGQAIALELGRQGAIVIGTATSASGAERIAETLKANGVEGAGLVLDVSNDESVATTLEHIQQHLGQPLILVNNAGITRDNLMLRMKDDEWHDVINTNLNSLYRLSKAVLRGMTKARFGRIINIGSVVGAMGNAGQVNYAAAKAGLEGFSRALAREVGSRGITVNSVAPGFIDTDMTRELPEGQREALLTQIPLGRLGQAEEIAKVVGFLASDGAGYVTGATIPVNGGMYMS, encoded by the coding sequence ATGAGTCTGCAAGGTAAAGTCGCACTGGTCACCGGCGCCAGCCGTGGTATCGGTCAGGCAATCGCTCTGGAACTGGGTCGTCAGGGCGCCATCGTCATCGGCACCGCGACCAGTGCCTCGGGTGCTGAGCGTATCGCCGAAACCCTCAAGGCCAATGGCGTCGAAGGCGCCGGTCTGGTGCTCGACGTGAGCAACGACGAATCGGTTGCCACCACCCTCGAACACATCCAGCAACATCTTGGTCAGCCGTTGATCCTGGTCAATAACGCCGGTATCACCCGTGACAATCTGATGCTGCGCATGAAGGACGACGAGTGGCATGACGTCATCAACACCAACCTGAACAGTCTCTACCGTCTGTCCAAGGCCGTACTGCGTGGCATGACCAAGGCGCGTTTCGGGCGCATCATCAACATCGGCTCCGTGGTCGGTGCGATGGGCAATGCCGGTCAGGTCAACTACGCTGCAGCCAAGGCTGGTCTGGAAGGTTTCAGCCGCGCGCTGGCACGTGAAGTCGGTTCGCGCGGTATCACGGTCAACTCGGTGGCCCCAGGTTTCATCGACACCGATATGACCCGTGAGCTGCCGGAAGGCCAGCGCGAAGCGCTGCTGACGCAGATTCCGCTGGGCCGTTTGGGGCAGGCCGAAGAGATCGCCAAGGTAGTCGGTTTCCTGGCTTCCGATGGCGCAGGCTACGTCACTGGGGCTACTATTCCGGTGAACGGCGGTATGTACATGAGTTAA
- the acpP gene encoding acyl carrier protein — protein sequence MSTIEERVKKIVAEQLGVKEEEVTNSASFVEDLGADSLDTVELVMALEEEFETEIPDEQAEKITTVQEAIDYVTAHAQ from the coding sequence ATGAGCACCATCGAAGAACGCGTCAAGAAAATCGTTGCTGAGCAACTTGGCGTCAAGGAAGAGGAAGTAACCAACAGCGCTTCCTTCGTTGAAGACCTGGGTGCCGACTCTCTTGACACCGTTGAGCTGGTGATGGCTCTCGAGGAAGAATTCGAGACCGAGATCCCGGACGAGCAAGCTGAGAAAATCACCACCGTTCAAGAAGCTATCGACTACGTGACTGCCCACGCGCAATAA
- the plsX gene encoding phosphate acyltransferase PlsX translates to MSASIIAIDAMGGDFGPHCIVPACISALAEFPSLHLALVGQAPLIEEQLARQSGVDRSRLQVHHASEVITMDERPAQALRGKPDASMRVALELVRQRQAHACVSAGNTGALMALSRYVLKTLPGIDRPAMVSPIPTERGHCYLLDLGANVDCSAEHLYQFAIMGAVAAETLGVSRPRVALLNVGTEDIKGNQQVKLAANMLQQAHGLNFIGYIEGDGMYRGEADVVVCDGFVGNILLKSSEGLAKMITGRVETLFSDGLFAQAIGALAMPLLRRLKADLAPARHNGASFLGLQGIVVKSHGAAGQESFQSAIRCALREVQENLPQRLHGRLEDLLL, encoded by the coding sequence TTGTCTGCCTCGATCATCGCGATTGATGCAATGGGTGGGGACTTCGGTCCCCACTGCATTGTTCCGGCCTGCATTTCCGCGCTGGCCGAATTCCCCTCGCTGCATCTGGCCCTCGTCGGCCAAGCTCCCCTCATCGAAGAACAGCTCGCTCGCCAGTCCGGCGTCGATCGCTCACGCCTGCAGGTTCATCACGCCAGTGAAGTGATCACCATGGACGAGCGTCCGGCTCAGGCGCTGCGCGGTAAGCCCGATGCCTCGATGCGCGTGGCGCTGGAGCTGGTGCGCCAGCGCCAGGCGCATGCCTGCGTCAGTGCCGGCAATACCGGTGCGTTGATGGCGCTGTCGCGTTACGTGCTGAAGACGCTACCGGGCATCGATCGGCCGGCCATGGTTAGCCCGATTCCCACCGAGCGCGGTCACTGCTACCTGCTGGATCTGGGCGCCAACGTCGATTGCAGTGCCGAGCACCTCTATCAGTTCGCGATCATGGGCGCCGTGGCGGCCGAGACGCTGGGCGTGTCTCGGCCACGGGTCGCCTTGCTCAATGTCGGTACCGAAGACATCAAGGGCAATCAGCAGGTCAAGCTGGCGGCCAATATGCTGCAGCAGGCGCATGGGCTGAATTTCATCGGCTACATAGAGGGCGACGGCATGTATCGCGGCGAAGCCGATGTCGTGGTGTGCGACGGTTTCGTTGGCAATATCCTGCTCAAATCCAGCGAAGGCCTGGCCAAGATGATCACCGGGCGGGTCGAGACGCTGTTCAGCGATGGGCTGTTTGCCCAGGCGATAGGTGCCCTGGCGATGCCGTTGTTGCGACGCCTGAAGGCTGATCTGGCGCCGGCGCGGCACAATGGTGCAAGTTTTCTCGGGCTGCAGGGCATCGTGGTCAAGAGCCATGGTGCGGCTGGCCAGGAAAGCTTTCAGAGCGCCATTCGCTGTGCGCTGCGCGAGGTGCAGGAGAATTTGCCGCAGCGACTGCATGGTCGCCTCGAGGACTTGTTGCTGTAA
- a CDS encoding Maf family protein — protein sequence MPALLLASSSPYRRELLERLQLPFTWQSPSIDETRLPSEAAIDLVKRLAEEKARALAVSHPDHLIIGSDQVAVLGDGQILGKPHDLPRAQQQLRAASGSSVTFLTGLALLNSNTGKCQVECVPFTVHFRPLSDERILRYLQREQPFDCAGSFKSEGLGISLFRSTEGEDATSLIGLPLIRLVDMLLNEGVEIP from the coding sequence ATGCCCGCGCTGCTGCTCGCCTCCAGCTCACCCTACCGCCGCGAGCTGCTCGAACGCCTGCAACTGCCCTTTACCTGGCAATCGCCGAGCATCGACGAAACCCGCCTGCCCAGTGAAGCAGCCATCGACCTGGTCAAGCGCCTGGCCGAAGAAAAGGCCCGCGCCCTCGCCGTCAGCCATCCTGACCATCTGATCATCGGCTCGGACCAGGTCGCCGTACTCGGCGATGGACAAATACTCGGCAAACCCCACGATCTGCCGAGAGCCCAGCAACAGCTGCGCGCCGCCAGTGGCAGCAGCGTCACCTTCCTCACCGGTCTGGCACTCCTCAACTCGAACACCGGCAAATGCCAGGTCGAATGCGTGCCCTTCACCGTGCACTTTCGCCCACTGAGCGACGAACGGATTCTGCGCTACCTACAGCGAGAACAACCTTTCGATTGCGCCGGCAGCTTCAAATCGGAAGGACTGGGCATCAGCCTGTTCCGCAGCACCGAAGGCGAGGACGCTACAAGCCTGATCGGCCTGCCACTGATTCGCCTGGTGGACATGCTACTGAACGAAGGCGTCGAGATTCCTTGA
- a CDS encoding YceD family protein produces MLNGPIPPHVDPRKLADREATLEGQLELASLPRLCDPLSDTVGAVQAKFHFARDEQKTVVIRSELEVEVKMVCQRCLELVALPIRSECEYAVVRVGANTQSLPKGYDVLEVGEEPLELLGLVEEELLLALPIVPAHAPGDCQQPDGLDEPEPGEDEVSRSNPFSVLAQLKRDPNV; encoded by the coding sequence ATGTTGAATGGGCCGATTCCACCTCACGTTGATCCGCGCAAGCTCGCCGACCGCGAAGCTACCCTCGAAGGGCAGCTCGAACTGGCCAGCCTGCCGCGTCTCTGCGACCCGCTATCCGATACGGTTGGCGCGGTGCAGGCGAAGTTTCATTTCGCCCGTGACGAGCAGAAAACTGTGGTTATCCGCAGTGAGCTCGAGGTTGAGGTCAAAATGGTCTGCCAGCGTTGTCTGGAGCTGGTCGCGCTACCCATCCGCAGCGAATGTGAATACGCCGTGGTTCGGGTTGGAGCGAACACTCAGTCCTTGCCTAAGGGCTACGACGTGCTGGAAGTGGGCGAAGAGCCGCTGGAGCTGCTTGGTCTGGTCGAGGAAGAGTTGCTTCTCGCCTTGCCCATCGTTCCTGCTCATGCCCCAGGTGATTGCCAGCAGCCGGACGGTCTCGATGAGCCCGAGCCAGGCGAGGACGAGGTATCGCGGTCCAACCCGTTCAGTGTATTGGCGCAGTTAAAGCGTGACCCAAACGTTTAG